A DNA window from Burkholderia sp. HI2500 contains the following coding sequences:
- a CDS encoding branched-chain amino acid ABC transporter permease, which produces MRNRMLAGVMRWSLFSACVVLPAWLWPHGAVLGYLAQTAALVVLALSYNLQLGTTGLLSFGHAAFAGLGAFAAAHWFNHFGGPLPLLPLVGGVAGAGFGFAAGLLATRRSGTAFAMITLGLGECVAAAAWSVPAWFGGIGGVPIDRASGTPWGGWHFGAPVQAYAVVAAWCLASAWAMHALTRTPLARLANAVRDNPVRAAALGSDPRRVRLAMVTCASFFAGVAGTLTLIDVEIATPDSVSMARSATVLIAAVIGGTGAFFGPAAGAAVLTVLSIVVAGVSRAWALYLGVLFVAIVVAAPRGIAGIVQALAQALRRGAPAAERWRMLCAVGACVFWGVAVVCAAELGYAWRFAQDDGAGFAFGAWSVDADTPAGWAVACSAFGIGTLLWGWRTRLAPGGQAGKREDGR; this is translated from the coding sequence ATGCGTAACCGCATGCTCGCCGGCGTGATGCGCTGGTCTCTGTTCTCCGCCTGCGTCGTGCTGCCCGCGTGGCTGTGGCCGCATGGCGCGGTGCTCGGCTATCTCGCACAGACGGCCGCGCTCGTCGTGCTCGCCCTGTCGTACAACCTGCAGCTCGGCACGACCGGGCTGCTGTCGTTCGGGCACGCGGCGTTCGCGGGCCTCGGCGCGTTCGCGGCCGCGCACTGGTTCAACCACTTTGGCGGCCCGCTGCCGCTGTTGCCGCTCGTCGGCGGCGTGGCCGGCGCCGGTTTCGGCTTTGCCGCCGGGCTGCTCGCGACGCGCCGCTCGGGCACCGCGTTCGCGATGATCACGCTCGGGCTCGGCGAATGCGTCGCGGCCGCCGCGTGGAGCGTGCCGGCCTGGTTCGGCGGAATCGGCGGCGTGCCGATCGACCGCGCGAGCGGCACGCCGTGGGGCGGCTGGCATTTCGGCGCACCCGTCCAGGCGTATGCGGTGGTCGCCGCGTGGTGCCTCGCGTCGGCGTGGGCGATGCATGCGCTGACGCGCACGCCGCTCGCGCGGCTCGCGAATGCGGTGCGCGACAACCCGGTGCGCGCGGCCGCGCTCGGGTCCGATCCGCGCCGCGTGCGGCTCGCGATGGTCACCTGCGCGTCGTTCTTCGCCGGCGTCGCCGGCACGCTGACGCTGATCGACGTCGAGATCGCGACGCCCGACAGCGTATCGATGGCGCGTTCGGCGACTGTGCTGATCGCTGCCGTGATCGGCGGCACCGGCGCGTTCTTCGGGCCGGCGGCCGGTGCGGCCGTGCTCACGGTGCTGAGCATCGTCGTCGCGGGCGTGTCGCGCGCGTGGGCGCTGTATCTCGGCGTGCTGTTCGTCGCGATCGTCGTGGCCGCGCCGCGCGGGATCGCCGGGATCGTGCAAGCGCTCGCGCAGGCGTTGCGGCGCGGCGCGCCGGCGGCCGAGCGGTGGCGCATGCTGTGCGCGGTCGGCGCGTGCGTGTTCTGGGGCGTCGCTGTCGTCTGCGCGGCCGAGCTCGGCTACGCGTGGCGCTTCGCGCAGGACGACGGCGCGGGCTTCGCGTTCGGCGCCTGGAGCGTCGACGCCGATACGCCGGCCGGTTGGGCCGTCGCGTGCTCCGCGTTCGGCATCGGCACGCTGCTGTGGGGCTGGCGCACGCGGCTCGCGCCGGGCGGGCAGGCCGGCAAGCGGGAGGACGGGCGATGA
- a CDS encoding ABC transporter ATP-binding protein, whose amino-acid sequence MNGNAIALHGVVQRFGAQTVLDGVELSIAAGERHALIGPNGAGKSTLFGVIAGAVRPTRGRVVLHGVELRGRGPVVASRLGIGRSFQQTSAFARLTVFDNLRCAALHAPAERRRWWNRLREAASVDLAAARVLHDIGLDAHRDTLAGELSYAEQRALDLGIALASGARTLLLDEPTAGMSRAQAARMIALIRATTQGRTVLLIEHDMDAVFGFAERITVLVRGTVVATGAPDAIRADPAVRAGYLGEGGP is encoded by the coding sequence ATGAACGGCAACGCGATCGCGCTGCACGGCGTGGTGCAGCGCTTCGGCGCGCAGACGGTGCTCGACGGCGTCGAACTGAGCATCGCGGCCGGCGAGCGTCATGCGCTGATCGGGCCGAACGGCGCGGGCAAGTCGACGCTGTTCGGCGTGATCGCCGGTGCGGTGCGGCCCACGCGCGGGCGCGTCGTGCTGCACGGCGTCGAGCTGCGCGGGCGCGGGCCGGTCGTCGCGAGCCGGCTCGGCATCGGCCGCAGTTTCCAGCAGACGAGCGCGTTCGCGCGGCTGACCGTGTTCGACAACCTGCGCTGCGCGGCGCTGCATGCGCCGGCTGAGCGGCGGCGCTGGTGGAACCGGCTGCGCGAAGCGGCGTCGGTCGATCTCGCGGCCGCTCGCGTGCTGCACGACATCGGCCTCGATGCGCACCGCGACACGCTGGCCGGCGAACTGAGCTATGCGGAACAGCGCGCGCTCGATCTCGGGATCGCACTCGCGAGCGGCGCGCGCACGCTGCTGCTCGACGAGCCGACGGCCGGGATGAGCCGCGCGCAGGCGGCGCGGATGATCGCGCTGATTCGCGCGACGACGCAGGGGCGCACGGTCCTGCTGATCGAACACGACATGGATGCGGTGTTCGGTTTCGCCGAACGCATCACGGTGCTCGTGCGCGGCACGGTGGTCGCGACCGGCGCGCCCGATGCGATCCGCGCCGATCCGGCCGTGCGGGCCGGCTATCTGGGCGAGGGCGGCCCATGA
- a CDS encoding ABC transporter ATP-binding protein: MSALLDIRDLRAWYGLQPVLDGVDLALAPGETLALLGRNGSGRSTLAKAVMGLVRTAGSVRIGGAECVGARTFEIARRGVAYVAESRDVFPLLTVRDNLRLGLRGVSGVAERTALERLFDRFPLLAARADVKAGRLSGGEQQVLALVRALAGRPRVLIVDEPAEGLAPLAVDEVGACLAALQADGVAIVLIEQRLQFAPRLARRVAVMGRGRIVYDGALDGLGGEVANAWLSAG, from the coding sequence ATGAGCGCGCTGCTCGACATTCGCGACCTGCGCGCATGGTACGGGCTGCAACCCGTGCTCGACGGCGTCGATCTCGCGCTGGCGCCAGGCGAGACGCTCGCGCTGCTCGGCCGCAACGGCTCGGGGCGCTCGACGCTCGCGAAGGCCGTGATGGGGCTCGTGCGCACGGCCGGCTCGGTGCGCATCGGCGGCGCCGAATGCGTGGGGGCGCGCACGTTCGAGATCGCGCGGCGCGGCGTTGCTTACGTCGCCGAAAGCCGCGACGTGTTTCCGCTGCTGACGGTACGCGACAACCTGCGGCTCGGGCTGCGCGGCGTCAGCGGCGTGGCCGAACGCACGGCGCTCGAACGGCTGTTCGACCGCTTTCCGTTGCTGGCCGCGCGCGCGGACGTGAAAGCGGGGCGGCTGTCGGGCGGCGAGCAGCAGGTGCTCGCGCTGGTGCGGGCGCTGGCCGGCCGCCCGCGCGTGCTGATCGTCGACGAACCGGCCGAAGGGCTCGCGCCGCTCGCCGTCGACGAAGTCGGCGCGTGCCTCGCCGCGCTGCAGGCCGACGGTGTCGCGATCGTGCTGATCGAGCAGCGGCTGCAGTTCGCGCCGCGGCTCGCGCGGCGCGTCGCGGTCATGGGGCGCGGGCGGATCGTCTATGACGGCGCGCTCGACGGCCTGGGCGGCGAGGTCGCGAACGCGTGGCTGAGCGCCGGCTGA
- a CDS encoding SDR family NAD(P)-dependent oxidoreductase → MSKLANKVAIVTGGSKGIGAAIAKALAAEGASVVVNYASSKAGADAVVSAIVEAGGRAVAVGGDVSKAADAQRIVDTAIDTYGRLDVLVNNSGVYEFAPIEAITEEHYRRQFDTNVFGVLLTTQAAVKHLGEGASIINISSVVTSITPPASAVYSGTKGAVDAITGVLALELAPRKIRVNAINPGMVVTEGTHSAGIIGSDLEAQVLGQTPLGRLGEPDDIASVAVFLASDDARWMTGEHLVVSGGLN, encoded by the coding sequence ATGAGCAAGCTGGCAAACAAGGTCGCGATCGTCACGGGCGGATCGAAGGGCATCGGCGCGGCGATCGCGAAGGCACTGGCAGCGGAAGGCGCGTCGGTGGTCGTCAACTACGCGAGCAGCAAGGCGGGCGCCGATGCGGTCGTAAGCGCGATCGTCGAAGCCGGCGGCCGCGCGGTCGCGGTTGGCGGCGACGTGTCGAAGGCAGCCGACGCGCAGCGCATCGTCGATACCGCGATCGACACGTACGGGCGTCTGGACGTGCTCGTCAACAATTCCGGCGTGTACGAATTCGCGCCGATCGAAGCGATCACCGAAGAGCACTACCGCCGGCAGTTCGACACGAACGTGTTCGGCGTGCTGCTGACCACGCAGGCCGCGGTCAAGCACCTCGGCGAAGGCGCGAGCATCATCAACATCAGCTCGGTGGTGACCAGCATCACGCCGCCCGCCAGCGCCGTGTACAGCGGCACCAAGGGCGCGGTCGACGCGATCACCGGCGTGCTCGCGCTCGAACTCGCGCCGCGCAAGATCCGCGTGAACGCGATCAACCCGGGGATGGTCGTGACCGAAGGCACGCACAGCGCGGGCATCATCGGTTCCGATCTCGAAGCGCAGGTGCTCGGCCAGACGCCGCTCGGCCGCCTCGGCGAGCCGGACGACATCGCGTCGGTGGCCGTGTTCCTCGCGTCGGACGATGCACGCTGGATGACCGGCGAGCATCTCGTCGTGAGCGGCGGGTTGAACTGA
- a CDS encoding heme-degrading domain-containing protein, with protein MVTTLFRLEPHPFDDDASNPALPRFDAAVARRMGEIAVNLASRRGLPIAVSIVGEQAPLFYCALDGSDAGNSDAIRRRQNTVLRFGLSSLAVGERFRRAGWSLQSQGLSDDDYALDGGGVPLRLAGAGIVGAMTIAGLDSEHNHALVVESLQWHVGRYALAMHA; from the coding sequence ATGGTGACGACCCTCTTTCGCCTCGAACCCCATCCCTTCGACGACGACGCGTCGAACCCGGCGCTGCCGCGCTTCGACGCAGCGGTCGCCCGCCGGATGGGTGAAATCGCTGTCAACCTTGCGTCGCGCCGCGGGCTGCCGATCGCGGTGAGCATCGTCGGCGAGCAGGCGCCGCTGTTCTACTGCGCGCTCGACGGCAGCGATGCCGGCAACAGCGACGCGATCCGCCGGCGGCAAAACACGGTATTGCGCTTCGGCCTGAGTTCGCTCGCGGTCGGCGAGCGGTTTCGCCGCGCCGGCTGGTCACTGCAGTCACAGGGGCTGTCGGATGACGACTATGCGCTCGACGGCGGCGGCGTGCCGTTGCGGCTCGCCGGGGCCGGCATCGTCGGCGCGATGACGATCGCGGGACTCGACTCCGAGCACAATCACGCGCTCGTCGTCGAGAGCCTGCAGTGGCACGTCGGCCGTTACGCGCTCGCGATGCACGCGTAA